One region of Pseudodesulfovibrio senegalensis genomic DNA includes:
- a CDS encoding TPM domain-containing protein has product MVAFACAIFLAAPSARALDVPEVKARVNDYANMISPKTEQQINAMLTQLEASDSTQVVVVTVPSLQGDSLEDFSLRVAEAAGIGQKGKDNGALLLVSKGDRKMRIEVGYGLEGRLTDVLSGQIIDNVLTPAFKAGRFDEGFLMATTAMAKAVRGEYKGSGLKRERSGGAGSIFKLVFLALFVPIWMFGSLGRRGGRRSSGILPLLIAGSMMSGSSRSSGGFGGGGFGGFSGGGGGFGGGGASGGW; this is encoded by the coding sequence ATGGTCGCGTTCGCATGCGCGATTTTTCTTGCCGCGCCGTCGGCCCGGGCGCTGGACGTTCCCGAGGTCAAGGCGCGGGTCAACGACTACGCGAACATGATCTCACCCAAGACCGAACAGCAGATCAACGCCATGCTGACGCAGCTGGAGGCCTCGGACTCCACGCAGGTTGTGGTGGTCACGGTTCCCTCGCTGCAGGGCGATTCCCTCGAGGATTTCTCCCTGCGCGTGGCCGAGGCTGCGGGCATCGGGCAAAAGGGCAAGGACAACGGTGCCCTGCTGCTGGTCAGCAAGGGCGACAGGAAGATGCGCATCGAGGTGGGCTACGGTCTGGAAGGACGTCTCACGGACGTGCTTTCCGGCCAGATCATCGACAATGTGCTGACTCCCGCGTTCAAGGCCGGCCGGTTTGACGAGGGCTTTCTCATGGCCACCACGGCCATGGCCAAGGCCGTGCGCGGCGAATACAAGGGCAGCGGCCTGAAACGGGAACGTTCGGGTGGCGCAGGGTCCATTTTCAAGCTGGTCTTTCTGGCCCTGTTCGTGCCCATCTGGATGTTCGGGAGTCTGGGCAGGCGCGGCGGACGACGTTCCAGCGGCATACTGCCGCTGCTTATCGCCGGGTCCATGATGAGCGGTTCGTCCCGGTCCTCGGGAGGGTTCGGTGGCGGCGGTTTCGGCGGGTTTTCCGGCGGTGGCGGCGGATTCGGCGGCGGCGGCGCGTCCGGCGGCTGGTAG
- a CDS encoding TPM domain-containing protein, giving the protein MGAKGFLTPEEQKRIIECVRDVETRTSGEIVPVIAAESYQYPAAVAFGALVLGVAGALALCTGFGTNDMWMFLTAFLACYLVFQVILRTVPVFRKPFLSKRQMAEEVNEAAITSFFLNGLHRTRDQTGIIIYVSVYERMVQVLADKGINDKVSPEVWQEVVGIVTRSMRERNPAEGICTAVQRCGELITEHFPIKSDDTDELPNLIVDGVAKG; this is encoded by the coding sequence ATGGGTGCCAAAGGTTTTCTCACTCCGGAAGAGCAGAAGCGCATTATCGAATGCGTCAGGGACGTGGAAACGCGCACGTCCGGCGAGATCGTGCCGGTCATCGCGGCCGAGAGCTACCAGTATCCCGCGGCCGTGGCCTTCGGGGCGCTGGTGCTGGGCGTGGCCGGGGCATTGGCCCTGTGCACAGGGTTCGGCACGAACGACATGTGGATGTTTCTGACCGCGTTTCTGGCCTGCTATCTTGTTTTTCAGGTTATATTGCGGACGGTTCCCGTGTTCAGGAAGCCGTTTCTTTCCAAGCGCCAGATGGCAGAGGAAGTGAACGAGGCCGCCATAACCAGTTTTTTCCTCAACGGATTGCACCGCACGCGCGACCAGACCGGGATCATCATCTATGTTTCCGTGTACGAGCGCATGGTGCAGGTGCTGGCGGACAAGGGCATCAACGACAAGGTCAGCCCTGAAGTCTGGCAGGAGGTTGTGGGCATCGTTACCCGCAGCATGCGCGAGCGCAACCCGGCCGAGGGCATTTGCACGGCCGTGCAGCGTTGCGGCGAGCTCATCACCGAGCATTTCCCCATCAAGTCCGACGACACGGACGAGCTGCCCAACCTGATTGTGGATGGCGTGGCCAAGGGGTAG
- a CDS encoding cobyric acid synthase codes for MKQSVFDGFPQVLEQQRYAHGGNLTKMAEQAGCAADEILDFSASMNPLGPPEWLGSEVGRALNEVTHYPDPDCTDLIMAACEAYKVWPAQVLPGNGASELLQAVVGLGGYRRAVIPSPTYVDYERLCALHRLETEHLPLKLENGFQVDFVKLGSMLTTPSLVFLCQPNNPTGQAFDPADLREVAAMFPQSRFIVDESYAEFMQGHPDRLVKNRPSNVITIISLTKFFSIPGLRLGLAFADPETILRMKNRLPAWSVNAMAQRVGARALRDTDYAERTREQTRLLRNSLASALRELPGIQVFPSNANFLLCKMDRLGMDALPLYEKLLKDKVAIRLCGNFEGLDNQWFRIAVRGEDDNDRLVRALRRATGVSRGPVVKRNRRTPAIMLQGTCSNAGKSVLAAALCRILLQDGFRVAPFKAQNMSLNSYVTADGAEMGRAQVTQAAACRLGPDVRMNPVLLKPGSDVGSQIIVMGRPVGNMSVREYVQFKPRAWEAVKTAYDSLANEHEVMVLEGAGSPAEINLKHHDIVNMAMARHADASVILAGDIDRGGVFASLVGTMNLLTPAERKRVLGFAINRFRGDASLLDPALSFTFQNTGKPVLGVVPYIHNLGLPEEDSVSFKDGFRPDEKDKLPPDQCVDIAVIDLPRISNFNDIDPLYAEPDVHVRIVDSALELGTPDAVIIPGSKSTVPDMKALKGMGMAAAIRSLAQNGTTRIIGICGGFQMLGERVDDPFGLESDCIRQEGFGLLPVQTELTQDKTLKRTVGVHCKSSMRVHGYEIHHGETRPLSSELRVALRDREDQPLGFGLPDGRVWGTYLHGLFDSDDFRRWFVDQLRMDKGLEPLEHVQTTFNIEAGLDHLASVVRESLDMDQIYNALGYGPCCRQAPLIYKL; via the coding sequence TTGAAGCAGAGCGTATTTGACGGTTTTCCGCAGGTGCTGGAGCAGCAGCGATACGCCCACGGCGGCAACCTGACAAAAATGGCCGAACAGGCCGGGTGCGCCGCGGACGAGATCTTGGACTTTTCCGCCAGCATGAACCCGCTCGGGCCGCCGGAATGGCTCGGCTCCGAGGTGGGGCGCGCGCTGAACGAGGTGACACACTATCCGGACCCGGACTGCACGGACCTGATAATGGCCGCGTGCGAGGCCTACAAGGTCTGGCCCGCGCAGGTGCTGCCCGGCAACGGCGCGTCCGAACTGCTGCAGGCCGTGGTGGGGCTGGGCGGGTATCGCCGCGCCGTCATCCCCTCGCCCACCTATGTGGACTATGAACGGCTGTGCGCGCTGCACCGGCTGGAAACCGAACACCTGCCCCTGAAGCTGGAAAACGGCTTTCAGGTGGATTTCGTCAAGCTGGGTTCCATGCTTACCACCCCGTCGCTCGTGTTCCTGTGCCAGCCCAACAACCCCACCGGGCAGGCGTTCGACCCGGCCGACCTGCGCGAAGTGGCCGCCATGTTCCCGCAGTCACGGTTCATCGTGGACGAATCCTACGCCGAATTCATGCAGGGTCACCCGGACCGTCTGGTCAAGAACCGTCCCTCCAACGTGATCACCATCATTTCCCTGACCAAATTCTTTTCCATCCCCGGGCTGCGTCTGGGGCTGGCCTTTGCCGATCCGGAAACCATCCTGCGCATGAAGAACCGGCTGCCTGCGTGGTCGGTCAACGCCATGGCCCAGCGCGTGGGCGCGCGCGCCCTGCGCGACACGGACTATGCCGAACGCACCCGCGAGCAGACCCGCCTGCTGCGCAACAGCCTGGCCTCGGCCCTGCGCGAACTGCCCGGCATCCAGGTCTTTCCCTCCAACGCAAATTTCCTGCTCTGCAAGATGGACCGGCTGGGCATGGATGCTCTGCCACTGTATGAAAAGCTGCTCAAGGACAAGGTCGCCATCCGGCTGTGCGGCAACTTCGAGGGGCTGGACAACCAGTGGTTCCGCATTGCCGTGCGCGGCGAGGACGACAACGACCGGCTGGTCCGGGCTCTGCGCCGCGCCACCGGTGTTTCGCGCGGGCCCGTGGTCAAGCGCAACCGACGCACCCCGGCCATCATGCTGCAGGGCACCTGCTCCAACGCGGGCAAAAGCGTGCTGGCCGCAGCCCTGTGCCGCATCCTGCTGCAGGACGGATTCCGCGTGGCCCCGTTCAAGGCCCAGAACATGTCGCTCAACTCCTATGTCACGGCCGACGGCGCGGAAATGGGACGGGCACAGGTCACGCAGGCGGCCGCCTGCCGCCTCGGGCCGGACGTGCGCATGAACCCGGTGCTGCTCAAGCCCGGCTCGGACGTGGGCTCGCAGATCATCGTCATGGGCAGACCCGTGGGCAACATGAGCGTGCGTGAATACGTGCAGTTCAAGCCCCGCGCATGGGAGGCCGTGAAGACCGCCTACGACTCGCTGGCCAACGAGCATGAGGTCATGGTGCTGGAAGGCGCGGGCAGTCCGGCGGAGATCAATCTCAAACACCACGACATCGTGAACATGGCCATGGCCAGGCATGCGGACGCCTCGGTCATTCTCGCGGGCGACATTGACCGCGGCGGGGTGTTTGCCTCGCTGGTGGGCACCATGAACCTGCTCACCCCGGCCGAACGCAAACGGGTGCTGGGTTTCGCCATCAACCGCTTCCGAGGCGATGCCTCCCTGCTGGACCCGGCCCTGAGCTTCACTTTCCAGAACACGGGCAAGCCCGTGCTGGGCGTTGTGCCGTACATCCACAACCTCGGCCTGCCGGAAGAGGATTCCGTGTCCTTCAAGGACGGTTTCCGGCCCGACGAAAAGGACAAGCTGCCCCCGGACCAATGCGTGGACATCGCGGTCATCGACCTGCCGCGCATCTCCAATTTCAACGACATCGACCCGCTCTACGCCGAACCGGACGTGCATGTACGCATCGTGGACTCCGCGCTGGAATTGGGCACGCCCGATGCGGTCATCATTCCGGGCAGCAAGAGTACGGTGCCGGACATGAAGGCGCTCAAGGGCATGGGCATGGCTGCGGCCATCCGCTCTCTGGCCCAAAACGGAACTACCCGCATCATCGGCATTTGCGGCGGTTTCCAGATGCTGGGCGAACGCGTGGACGACCCCTTCGGGCTGGAATCCGACTGCATCCGGCAGGAAGGGTTCGGGCTGTTGCCCGTGCAGACGGAGCTGACGCAGGACAAGACCCTCAAACGCACCGTGGGCGTGCATTGCAAAAGCTCCATGCGCGTGCACGGTTACGAAATCCATCATGGCGAGACACGCCCCCTGTCCTCCGAACTGCGCGTGGCCCTGCGCGACCGCGAGGACCAGCCCCTCGGATTCGGCCTGCCCGACGGCCGGGTCTGGGGAACGTATCTGCACGGCCTGTTCGATTCCGACGACTTCCGCCGCTGGTTCGTGGACCAGTTGCGCATGGACAAGGGGCTGGAGCCGCTGGAACACGTGCAGACCACCTTCAACATCGAGGCCGGGCTTGACCATCTGGCCAGCGTGGTGCGCGAATCGCTGGACATGGACCAGATCTACAATGCGCTTGGGTATGGCCCGTGTTGCAGGCAGGCGCCGCTTATCTACAAGTTGTAG
- a CDS encoding ABC transporter substrate-binding protein, with protein MLAGCGGGDSDTIKIGFNIPMTGDIPKVGEASKYAAEMLKEDINSKGGLEVGGKQYKLEFVYEDNESKAESAVNAALKLIEQDQVVAIIGPNSSKQAVPAGGTCNDNRVPMISPWSTNPDTTKDRPWVFRAAFLDPFQGPVAVNFSAKQFGAKTAAVLFDISNDYSKGLAEIFRDEWNKKFGDGAVVAFESHGTKDQDFSAQLTKIVSAKPDFIFLPDNYNQVALIIKQAHDLGWNGPFMGSDAWGSAELMTLCGDDCKGQFFSTHYAAAGAKGDTKVFIDRYTEKYGYTPDDVAALTWDATRLVLQAIQDAGSIDSDVRKERKAIRDSLAAVKQFAGVTGNMKFDAQGDPIKCAVVVRIDENGQFVFAESVCP; from the coding sequence ATGCTGGCCGGTTGCGGCGGTGGAGATAGCGATACCATCAAGATCGGCTTCAACATTCCCATGACCGGTGATATCCCCAAGGTGGGCGAGGCGTCCAAGTATGCTGCCGAAATGCTTAAGGAAGACATAAATTCCAAGGGCGGACTTGAAGTGGGTGGCAAGCAGTACAAGCTGGAATTCGTGTACGAAGACAACGAATCCAAGGCTGAATCTGCCGTGAACGCGGCCCTGAAGCTCATCGAGCAGGATCAGGTTGTGGCCATCATCGGTCCCAACTCCTCCAAGCAGGCCGTGCCCGCAGGCGGCACCTGCAATGACAACCGCGTGCCCATGATTTCGCCGTGGTCCACCAACCCGGACACCACCAAGGACCGTCCGTGGGTGTTCCGCGCCGCCTTCCTCGATCCGTTCCAGGGTCCGGTGGCCGTGAACTTTTCTGCCAAGCAGTTCGGCGCCAAGACCGCGGCCGTGCTGTTTGATATCTCCAACGACTACTCCAAGGGGCTGGCCGAAATCTTCCGCGACGAGTGGAACAAGAAGTTCGGCGACGGCGCTGTGGTGGCCTTTGAGTCCCACGGCACCAAGGACCAGGACTTCTCGGCACAGCTGACCAAGATCGTGTCCGCCAAGCCCGACTTCATCTTCCTTCCGGACAACTACAACCAGGTGGCCCTGATCATCAAGCAGGCCCACGACCTCGGCTGGAACGGCCCGTTCATGGGCTCGGACGCCTGGGGCTCCGCGGAGCTCATGACCCTGTGCGGCGACGACTGCAAGGGCCAGTTCTTCTCCACCCACTATGCTGCGGCCGGCGCCAAGGGCGACACCAAGGTTTTCATCGATCGCTACACCGAAAAGTACGGCTACACGCCTGACGACGTGGCCGCTCTGACCTGGGACGCCACCCGCCTCGTGCTGCAGGCCATTCAGGACGCCGGTTCCATCGATTCCGACGTGCGCAAGGAACGCAAGGCCATTCGCGACTCCCTGGCCGCGGTCAAGCAGTTTGCCGGCGTTACCGGCAACATGAAGTTCGACGCGCAGGGCGACCCCATCAAGTGCGCCGTGGTGGTCCGCATCGACGAGAACGGCCAGTTCGTGTTTGCGGAATCCGTCTGCCCCTAG
- a CDS encoding branched-chain amino acid ABC transporter permease: MEALFQNIINALQWGSFYALIALGYTLVYGVLLLINFAHGDIFMVGAYIAFGVSVFVLGTQGLDLPNWAILACGVPLTMVLTAGVGVTLERIAYRPLRRKGAHRLYVVITALMCGLILENGNLALLGASRKKFPELMEKTIWTFGNVSVTNLKVIVIVAAFATFAFLNFIVTRTRIGMAMRAVSYDKFAIPLMGIPVDTVIVFTFVLGSGFAGLAGMLFAMSYPILEPYMGALIGWKAFIAAVVGGIGDIRGAFVGGFLLGFIEVGVVAVFPSTFRDLIAFSILLLILWIKPTGLFGVARHQKI, from the coding sequence GTGGAAGCTTTATTTCAAAACATCATCAACGCATTGCAGTGGGGCAGCTTCTATGCGCTCATCGCGCTGGGCTATACGCTGGTCTACGGCGTGCTCCTGCTGATCAACTTTGCCCACGGCGATATTTTCATGGTGGGCGCGTACATCGCGTTCGGCGTGTCCGTGTTCGTGCTCGGCACGCAGGGGCTGGACCTGCCCAACTGGGCCATATTGGCCTGCGGCGTGCCGCTGACAATGGTCCTGACCGCCGGCGTGGGCGTAACCCTGGAGCGCATCGCCTACCGGCCCCTGCGCCGGAAAGGGGCGCACAGGCTCTACGTGGTCATCACCGCACTCATGTGCGGCCTGATCCTTGAAAACGGGAACCTGGCCCTGCTGGGCGCCAGCCGCAAGAAATTTCCCGAACTCATGGAAAAGACCATCTGGACGTTTGGCAACGTGTCCGTGACCAACCTCAAGGTCATCGTCATCGTGGCGGCGTTCGCCACGTTCGCGTTTTTGAACTTCATCGTGACCCGTACACGCATCGGCATGGCCATGCGCGCGGTGTCCTATGACAAGTTCGCCATTCCGCTCATGGGCATTCCCGTGGACACGGTCATCGTGTTCACCTTCGTGCTCGGTTCCGGGTTCGCCGGGCTGGCGGGCATGCTCTTCGCCATGTCCTACCCGATCCTCGAGCCCTATATGGGCGCGCTCATCGGTTGGAAGGCGTTCATCGCGGCCGTGGTGGGCGGCATCGGTGACATTCGCGGTGCCTTTGTGGGCGGTTTCCTGCTCGGGTTCATCGAGGTGGGCGTGGTGGCGGTCTTCCCCTCCACATTCCGCGACCTCATCGCCTTTTCCATCCTGCTGCTCATTTTGTGGATCAAACCCACCGGTCTGTTCGGTGTGGCCCGGCACCAGAAAATCTAG